Proteins encoded by one window of Elaeis guineensis isolate ETL-2024a chromosome 12, EG11, whole genome shotgun sequence:
- the LOC140852850 gene encoding abrin-d-like, whose amino-acid sequence MERYNLVDATGDNFHEFLERLRDTLAARRDRHAIRVLRDPANAPTNIQRYVGVELSTWRVSITLAIDITSLYIVAYQAGDWAYFLGDAPESATSNLFRGTRQYTLSFDGNYDSLINAANQTREEIRLGIEELRGAVNYLYRNCWNIPIGLPHAD is encoded by the coding sequence ATGGAGAGATATAACCTCGTGGATGCCACCGGGGACAACTTTCATGAGTTTCTGGAGAGACTACGAGATACACTGGCAGCACGAAGAGATAGGCATGCAATACGAGTGCTGCGTGATCCAGCCAACGCGCCTACCAACATACAGCGATACGTTGGTGTAGAACTCTCCACTTGGAGGGTATCTATCACATTAGCAATTGATATCACAAGTTTATACATAGTAGCTTACCAAGCAGGAGACTGGGCGTACTTCCTGGGCGATGCCCCGGAATCTGCAACTTCGAATCTTTTTCGTGGCACGAGGCAGTACACACTCTCGTTTGATGGTAATTACGACTCTCTTATAAATGCCGCAAATCAAACGCGTGAGGAGATCAGATTGGGAATCGAGGAACTAAGAGGAGCGGTCAATTATCTCTATAGGAACTGTTGGAATATACCGATCGGTCTCCCTCACGCCGACTAA